The genome window GAAGTCCCTGAAGCCGGATGGCCAGATTGCCCATAAGTACCATCTCGGTGAGGGGACCGGCATATTCAAAATTAGAAGAAGCTTCCCTGCGGTTTTCAGGGGATTCCTTACAAGCCCGCACCCAATCCATCTCATGTCTTCCGCCTTCTTTACCCCAGGGACCAACTTTTTCCGAATGATCCGGAATGCGTTCCACCATTTCAGGAGGATCTGAATATTCCTTATCCACAGGCAGCAGACGGTAATTTACCCCGTACTGGTCGCAGATCAGTTTTCCCCGGGTTCCGATAAACAGGTTGCCCCCGGCTCCCATGGATTCTCCCGGAGGCATTTCATCAGGCCTGGGAGGCTTGAGTCCCCCGTCATGCCAGGTTACTTTTACTTCCGGGAAATTCACCTCCCTCATAGACGAACGCGGCGGAAAAGTATATTCTACCTGCGAGGCATTCGGGGCAGATTCTTTATACACGAGGGTGGAACTGGCCTGGGCATGGGTCGGATACTTTAGTTTTAAAGCATAAAACACCGTATCGAGTATATGGCAGCCCATATCGCCCAGAGCGCCGGTGCCGAAATCCCACCAGGCCCTCCAGCTCCACGGATGATAATCGGAATGGTAGGGACGGTCAGCAGCCGGTCCTATGAACAGATCCCAGTCCAGGGAATCGGGTACCTCCATTGACTTTTCGGGTGGTTCCAGTCCCTGGGGCCAGATGGGACGATCAGACCAGGCATGGGCTTCGCGCACTTCTCCTATGGTGCCATTCCATATAATTTCGGCGATTTTTCGCACATTGTCGTTAGAATGGCCCTCGTTACCCATCTGGGTGGCTACTTTATATTTTTCTGCTGCTCTGGCCAGTTGTCGGGACTCCCATACAGAGTGGGTCAAAGGTTTCTGGAGATAAACGTGCTTACCCATGGCCATGGCCTTGATTGCCGGGTGGAAGTGGGTATGGTCAGGGGTGGCAATCACGCAGGCGTCTATATCTTTTTGCTTATCCAGCATCCGGCGAAAATCCCTGTATTTTTTGGCACCAGGATATTGCTTAAAAACAGGAGCTGCATAGTCCCAGTCCACATCACAAAGGGCCACGATATTCTGGCCGATCATATTGGCCAGATTGGCCTTGCCCTTCCCTCCTATGCCTATCCCGGCTATATTGAGTTTATCACTCGGGGAAGTATGGCCCAGGCCACTGATTACATGGCTAGGTAAAACGGTTATTCCTACAGCAGCTTTGGCTGTAGATGTTAAAAACGTCCTCCTGGACATGGATTGTTGGGGGTTATTTTTCTTTGCTTTCATTTTGATATAGAATTATTTGACAACACAAATGATTTGGATTGTTCAGATTGTATCCTAATGGTTTATTCTTAAAAAGGCCCTGGTGCATTGATCGTGGAAGCCCCTTTATCTTCACCCGGTAATATCCCCCGGGTGCCTTTTTGAGGAAGGGGGTCCAGTGTCCTGCGATCATACCAGTCAGGTGTCAAAGAATCGGGTTGGGAATCATGGGTCACTTTTTCCCACTTTTCAAGCACTTTTCTCAATTCTTTCATTTTAGCCTGGTATTGTTCTTCTTCTGCCAGGTTATTAAACTGTTTGGAATCGTTCTCACAGTCAAAAAACTCCTCCCTGGGTTGGGGCTTCTCAAAAATTTGGTTTTGAAGACCGGTGAGCGAACCCTTTTCGTTTCCTTCAATCAATGACTGGCCCGCTCCTCCTCCAAGAACGTCGATGGCACCAATGTTGGAGCGCTCCCACAGGTTGTTTTCTATATAT of Bacteroidales bacterium contains these proteins:
- a CDS encoding Gfo/Idh/MocA family oxidoreductase — translated: MSRRTFLTSTAKAAVGITVLPSHVISGLGHTSPSDKLNIAGIGIGGKGKANLANMIGQNIVALCDVDWDYAAPVFKQYPGAKKYRDFRRMLDKQKDIDACVIATPDHTHFHPAIKAMAMGKHVYLQKPLTHSVWESRQLARAAEKYKVATQMGNEGHSNDNVRKIAEIIWNGTIGEVREAHAWSDRPIWPQGLEPPEKSMEVPDSLDWDLFIGPAADRPYHSDYHPWSWRAWWDFGTGALGDMGCHILDTVFYALKLKYPTHAQASSTLVYKESAPNASQVEYTFPPRSSMREVNFPEVKVTWHDGGLKPPRPDEMPPGESMGAGGNLFIGTRGKLICDQYGVNYRLLPVDKEYSDPPEMVERIPDHSEKVGPWGKEGGRHEMDWVRACKESPENRREASSNFEYAGPLTEMVLMGNLAIRLQGLHKKLAWDGEKMEFKNIRPEETLQVVTSHEYKKVEGRPRFHTDHKMLDAYQSAREWVRHTYRDGWEWDR